From Desmodus rotundus isolate HL8 chromosome 10, HLdesRot8A.1, whole genome shotgun sequence, one genomic window encodes:
- the HSPA9 gene encoding stress-70 protein, mitochondrial, which produces MINASRAAASRLIGAAASRGPTVARHQDCWNGLSHEAFRTVSRRDYASEAIKGAVVGIDLGTTNSCVAVMEGKQAKVLENAEGARTTPSVVAFTADGERLVGMPAKRQAVTNPNNTFYATKRLIGRRYDDPEVQKDIKNVPFKIVRASNGDAWVEAHGKLYSPSQIGAFVLMKMKETAENYLGHTAKNAVITVPAYFNDSQRQATKDAGQIAGLNVLRVINEPTAAALAYGLDKSEDKVIAVYDLGGGTFDISVLEIQKGVFEVKSTNGDTFLGGEDFDQALLQHIVKEFKRETGVDLTKDNMALQRVREAAEKAKCELSSSVQTDINLPYLTMDASGPKHLNMKVTRAQFEGIVLELIKRTIAPCQKAMQDAEVSKSDIGEVILVGGMTRMPKVQQTVQDLFGRAPSKAVNPDEAVAIGAAIQGGVLAGDVTDVLLLDVTPLSLGIETLGGVFTKLINRNTTIPTKKSQVFSTAADGQTQVEIKVCQGEREMAGDNKLLGQFTLIGIPPAPRGVPQIEVTFDIDANGIVHVSAKDKGTGREQQIVIQSSGGLSKDDIENMVKNAEKYAEEDRRKKERVEAVNMAEGIIHDTESKMEEFKDQLPADECNKLKEEISKMRELLARKDSETGENIRQAASSLQQASLKLFEMAYKKMASEREGSGSSGTGEQKEDQKEEKQ; this is translated from the exons ATCAGAAGCAATCAAGGGAGCAGTTGTTGGTATTGATTTGGGTACTACTAACTCCTGTGTGGCAGTTATGGAAGGTAAACAAGCAAAG GTGCTGGAGAATGCTGAAGGTGCCAGAACCACCCCTTCAGTCGTGGCCTTTACAGCAGATGGTGAGCGACTTGTTGGCATGCCGGCCAAGCGACAGGCTGTCACCAACCCAAACAACACATTCTATGCCACCAAGCGTCTTATTGGCCGGCGATATGATGACCCTGAAGTCCAGAAAGACAT TAAAAATGTTCCCTTTAAAATTGTCCGTGCCTCCAATGGTGATGCCTGGGTTGAAGCTCATGGAAAGCTTTATTCTCCAAGTCAGATTGGAGCATTTGTTTTAATGAAGATGAAAGAAACTGCAG aaAATTACTTGGGGCATACAGCAAAAAATGCTGTGATCACTGTCCCAGCTTATTTCAATGACTCTCAAAGACAG gccaCTAAGGATGCTGGCCAGATAGCTGGACTAAATGTGCTTCGAGTGATTAATGAACCTACAGCTGCTGCTCTGGCTTATGGTCTAGACAAATCGGAAGACAAAGT caTTGCTGTGTATGATTTAGGTGGTGGAACTTTTGATATCTCTGTCCTGGAAATTCAGAAAGGAGTATTTGAGGTGAAATCCACCAATGGAGACACTTTCTTAGGTGGTGAAGACTTTGACCAGGCCTTGCTACAACACATTGTGAAGGAGTTTAAAAGAGAG ACGGGAGTTGATTTGACCAAAGACAACATGGCACTTCAAAGAGTTCGGGAAGCTGCTGAAAAGGCTAAGTGTGAACTCTCCTCATCTGTGCAG ACTGACATCAACTTGCCATATCTTACAATGGATGCTTCTGGACCTAAGCATTTGAATATGAAGGTGACCCGGGCTCAGTTTGAGGGGATTGTGTTGGAGCTAATCAAGAGGACCATCGCCCCATGCCAAAAAGCCATGCAAGACGCAGAAGTCAGCAAGAGTGACATAGGAGAAGTGATTCTTGTTGGTGGCATGACTAGAATGCCTAAG GTTCAGCAGACTGTGCAGGATCTCTTTGGCCGAGCCCCAAGTAAAGCTGTCAATCCTGACGAGGCTGTGGCCATTGGAGCTGCCATTCAGGGAGGTGTGTTGGCCGGTGATGTCACAGATGTGCTGCTCCTGGATGTCACTCCCCTTTCTCTGGGTATTGAGACTCTGGGAGGTGTATTTACCAAACTTATTAACAGGAACACCACTATTCCAACCAAGAAAAGCCAG GTGTTTTCTACAGCCGCTGATGGTCAGACGCAGGTGGAGATTAAAGTGTGTCAGGGTgagagagagatggctggagacaacAAACTTCTTGGACAGTTTACTTTG atcgGAATTCCCCCAGCCCCTCGTGGAGTCCCTCAGATTGAAGTTACATTTGACATTGATGCCAATGGGATTGTACATGTTTCTGCCAAAGATAAGGGTACAGGACGTGAGCAGCAGA TTGTGATCCAGTCTTCTGGTGGGTTAAGCAAAGATGATATTGAAAATATGGTTAAAAATGCAGAGAAGTATGCTGAGGAAGACAGGCGAAAGAAG GAACGAGTTGAAGCGGTTAATATGGCTGAAGGAATCATCCATGATACAGAAAGCAAGATGGAAGAATTCAAGGACCAATTGCCGGCTGACGAG tgcaaCAAACTAAAAGAAGAGATTTCCAAAATGAGGGAGCTCCTGGCTCGAAAAGATAGCGAAACTGGAGAAAACATAAGGCAGGCAGCATCTTCCCTTCAGCAAGCATCATTGAAACTCTTCGAAATGGCATACAAAAAG ATGGCCTCTGAGCGAGAAGGCTCCGGAAGTTCTGGCACCGGGGAacaaaaggaagatcaaaaagaGGAGAAACAGTAA